The nucleotide sequence TTGCCGCTACCGGCAGAATGTAATTGTTCCGTCCTGTAATGCTCATTGTAAAATCACAATCAGAATCATTACTGATCACCAGTATTATTTTTTCGTTGGAAGAATCTGTGTTAAATAATTGATTGAGCAACATTACTGCTTTTTGTTCTACAGCAAGCCTTTTTGGAACCTTAACCGTATCTGAAGAAAATATAATATTTGAGTTATGGTTCACAAAGACTGGAGATACTGAACGTGTGGCACAACTTGTTAAGGAAATGATTAATGAAAAAAGTAAAAACTTATTCATTTTTTAACTGAAATTTGATATAAGTAATAGTTTTGCCTTTCGATGAAAATAGATCTTCGTAATATGTTCTAATGTCCTTGAGCAAAGGTGTATCTGGCTGATATTCGTCTGCCCCGTATATGTCGTGGTGAGAGGTGAGGATCTTGTGACCGAATCCTTGTAAAATCCCTAATGTGTAACCATGTAAAAATTCAGAATCTGTTTTAAGATGAATAATACCGTCTTTTTTCATAATCTTTCGGTATTTTCCAAGAAATTCCGGATTGGTAAGCCTGTGTTTTGTTCTCCTATATTTGATCTGCGGATCTGGAAATGTGATCCATATTTCGGACACCTCGCCTTCCGCAAACAAATGATCAATCAATTCAATCTGCGTTCTTACAAATGCCACATTATTAAGTCCTGACTGAACGGCTTCTTTGGCTCCAAACCAAAATCTGGCACCTTTGATATCAATCCCAATAAAATTTTTATCCGGAAATGCCTTTGCCAATCCCACGGAATATTCTCCTTTACCACAACCTAACTCCAGAACTATTGGATTATCGTTACCAAAAAAAGCTGCCCATTTTCCTTTGTGTGCGAAACTGCTTATCGCTTCATCGCGTGTTGGCTGTATAACATTTGGTAATATTTTGTTTTCTTCGAATCTGGCAATTTTATTCTTCCCCATATTGTAATTTCTGTGCGCTAAAAAAGCGCAAAAATAAGTTAAAAAAAAATTATTTTTTATAAAAAAGATTAGTAAAAAGCAAAAATAAGCAAAACGGTTAAAACCTTTGCTATACAAGGCTTTATAAAAAGGGTAGTCTTAGTTCGGAAGTCGGTGTCTGATAGGTTTGGGGCTTAAATTGACAAGGTTAGGTTACTAATTCGTTACCGATTGACAAAGGTAATGATATGGCTTAACTGATTATATTTCAGTCTTTTGCGCCCTTTTCTACATTCCCTTGTAACTCAATGTAATTTAATTTTAAACATTAAACATTTGAGTTATGGAGCAGACAAAAAAATCGACGTTCAAACTGCTTTTCTATTTGAAAAAGAACGAACTGAAAAAGAACGGTAATGCCCCGATTATGGCACGTATTACCATTGACGGAACCCCTAAGACTTTCGGAACAAAGTTAGAAATTGACCCCAATAATTGGGATTTGAAACACGGAAGAGTTCAGGGAAAAAGTGCGCAGGCACTAAGCATTAATAAAAAACTGGATAACATACGTGGGCGTATCGACAAGATTTATGAAGATATGCTGAAGCACGAGGGCTTTGCGACCGCCCAAAAAGTAAAGCTATCTTTTTTAGGTGTTGGTGTAATGGATGATGCAATACTTAAAGTCTTCAACGACCAAAATGAGGATTTTAAAAAACTGGTCGAAAAGGAAGAACGCTCACAAAGCACCTACAACAAGTATATCACAGTTTACAATCATCTTACCACGTTTATCAAAGAACGCTATCATCGTGATGATATGGCTTTCCGGGAATTGACTGCCGATTTTATCCGGGAGTTTGATTTTTACCTCCGGTACGATTTACAGTCTTCGCATAATACGGTTTGGGTGTACACGATGCCTTTATTAGCCGTTGTGGAACTGGCTATTAAAAAGGGCTTGATACGTGATAATCCGTTTCAGGATTATGAAATCAATATGGAAGAAACTGACCGGGGTTATATCCTTAAAGAAGATGTAGAAAAGCTGATAATGTGCGTACCATCGCACCCACGGTATGAACTGGTAAAAGACCTGTTTATTTTCAGTTGCTTTACTGGACTTGCTTATGCGGATATTAAGAAACTGACAAGGAACAATATTCAATCATTCTTTGACGGTCATCAGTGGATTATCAGCAGGAGAAAGAAATCAGATATTGCTTCTAATGTTCGGTTAATGGAAATCCCTAAGCGTATCATTGAGAAGTATCAGGGTACGACAAGGAATGAATTTATCTTTCCGGTTCCGACCAATGCAACCTGCAATACACACATAGGTAAACTGGTTGAAAAGGCAGAAATCATTACAGAACAAAAAGTAACCTTTCACACGGCAAGACATACTTTCGGAACAATGTTTTTGACGGAGGGCGTACCGCTTGAAAGCCTTAGCAAAATGATGGGACATAAAAACATTTCCACCACACAGATTTACGCTAAAATTACAAGCCAAAAAATCAGTAAGGATATGGATTTGGTTACACCGAAATTTAAGGCAATGGAAGAAGCATTTATGATGGCAATCTAATCAGCTTTTATTTAATCACAATGAGCAGAACTTAACGGTTCTGCTTTTTTATGCCCATACTTTTTAGGTAGGTAAAGCACATTTACTTTCCTCTACCCAGTCCAACGCTGTAAAAGAGCTTATTACCTACTTGCTAAATAGAAAATTGAAAAACGAAACCCATATCTAACGCCCCCTTGCTATTCCGTTTTTCAAATCTCTATTACAGGCTATCATAGCCTGGTCATTAATGCCATAAAAATTTAGAATAGAAAATTTCCACAATCA is from Epilithonimonas vandammei and encodes:
- the trmB gene encoding tRNA (guanosine(46)-N7)-methyltransferase TrmB — translated: MGKNKIARFEENKILPNVIQPTRDEAISSFAHKGKWAAFFGNDNPIVLELGCGKGEYSVGLAKAFPDKNFIGIDIKGARFWFGAKEAVQSGLNNVAFVRTQIELIDHLFAEGEVSEIWITFPDPQIKYRRTKHRLTNPEFLGKYRKIMKKDGIIHLKTDSEFLHGYTLGILQGFGHKILTSHHDIYGADEYQPDTPLLKDIRTYYEDLFSSKGKTITYIKFQLKNE
- a CDS encoding site-specific integrase gives rise to the protein MEQTKKSTFKLLFYLKKNELKKNGNAPIMARITIDGTPKTFGTKLEIDPNNWDLKHGRVQGKSAQALSINKKLDNIRGRIDKIYEDMLKHEGFATAQKVKLSFLGVGVMDDAILKVFNDQNEDFKKLVEKEERSQSTYNKYITVYNHLTTFIKERYHRDDMAFRELTADFIREFDFYLRYDLQSSHNTVWVYTMPLLAVVELAIKKGLIRDNPFQDYEINMEETDRGYILKEDVEKLIMCVPSHPRYELVKDLFIFSCFTGLAYADIKKLTRNNIQSFFDGHQWIISRRKKSDIASNVRLMEIPKRIIEKYQGTTRNEFIFPVPTNATCNTHIGKLVEKAEIITEQKVTFHTARHTFGTMFLTEGVPLESLSKMMGHKNISTTQIYAKITSQKISKDMDLVTPKFKAMEEAFMMAI
- a CDS encoding DUF6759 domain-containing protein produces the protein MNKFLLFSLIISLTSCATRSVSPVFVNHNSNIIFSSDTVKVPKRLAVEQKAVMLLNQLFNTDSSNEKIILVISNDSDCDFTMSITGRNNYILPVAAKNTESIVLERGRYEVKSEVCKTPYKTFKVFLDNTNLSIKHTIVKKTEGNSARL